In Besnoitia besnoiti strain Bb-Ger1 chromosome I, whole genome shotgun sequence, the genomic window TCTGTACAGTTTCTTCCCGCGAAGAAATGGAGGGAGAAGGTTCCTGGGATCAatccgcggcggagaggattGATGCACTTCGTGGACAGCCtcacgacgaggaaggctATTCGCCAGCCTCTTGTCCCCATCTGCATCTGTCGCCGCAGACAGTGTGCGGAGGGGAAACACGCTCAACTTCCCCCTTTTCGTCAGAAGGGAGATTCTCGAGCCTTTGCGGGGCCACCATAGAGGGCGGAGATGAGCAGGAGGCTGGAGCTCGAAAACGGCAGAAGACAGATGCAGGTGGCGCGTGTATACTCAGGAAACGGAAAGGCTTCTCCGAAGTTCCACAGGAAGTGCTGGAACTCATTTTCTCTTGCGTTGGCGTGGCCGACCTCGCCAGATGCCTTTGTGTAGCCAAGTAAGGAGACATcggaggagagggcggcAAAGAGAGCAGACGTGCTGGCAGCGGAGGGTCTCCAGATCTTGTTGATTGACCTTTGATGCCCAGGTCCTGATGTCTTGGTTTCAACTGGATCCGCTGGGGGGTGCTGGGACATGGCCCTTCGCGCCTCTATGCACTGGGTCGCCCTCCCGACCGCGACGAATCAGGCTCCTCTGCGTTTCGGCTCGGCCCCTTTCGCAGGTCCTGGCACCCGGCGCTCAATGCAACCCTCTCCAAAACAGTCCGTTCCCTGGGCACTTCGCGTAAGATGCTTTTCCTCTCGATCGAATTCTGCTGTCGTTTCGATCGGCACTGCATGTCTGTAGGGCAGTGAATGCGGCGCTGTGGCTAGCTTCGTGGCTGCCTGTGCAGCAACTACGCATTTCTCTGGCGGCTCGAAGCGGTGTAGAGGGGGGGTTTGTGATGCAAGAGCTCGACACGTACTGAAGTCAATTCCTTTCATGCGGTGGCCTTCACACAGTGCAGTCTTCGGGTGGACAAAGACTAGCACCACTGGGATCCCCAGGGACCTCAGGTAGGATAGGCTTCTGCAGAGTGCACCACTGCCTGTTCTAAACCCTTTTTGGCTCTAATGCTCGCTAATTTTCAGGTTTTTGAGCGCACGCAAGCTTTATCGCCACAGCCGTCTTGCATCCTGAGTCACTCGCGCAGATGACGGAgagcctcgctgcggctgaaGTCTGGCTGCTTGTAGTCCCTGAATCGCGTAAAAAGAGTCACGTTCCGAGAGGCATTCAAGAAATCCCGGGCGGTATTCATATCATCTTTCGGTGTGTGCCGGATGTGCGTGCTCTCAGGCAGACTGCTGCCTACTGATGCGCAACTTGAGGCCCTTCTCAAACGATGGTGCGCTTtgaggcgagagaaagacttggcgtcttcttctgagAAGCGAGGAAGTGCCAGACACGGCAAGGGAACGAACGAAATCGAGTGTAGTCTTCCCATTCTTCTGCACCAACCGACGTGCACATGAACAGGACGCATGTGTGAATCCCGAGTCATCCATACCTGCGGTCGCTGTCTCGGCGGGTCGTCCACTTTCCTCGGGAAATCCCCCCACTTTCAtatctcttcgtcttcctctctccatGGCGGATTCGAACCTTGGTCTACCTGACCGGTCTTTTTCAATAAGCAAATGCAAACTTGAGCGTTGCTGCGACGCGCGAACGTGTGCAGCATTCGACTCTGTGCGCACGCGTTTTGAATCTCTGTccctttttctttttcattTCTGCATGTCTCCTTCTGGCGTATATTGAGCTGCAGCGTGATCTTGTATCTCTAGTTTTTGGCACCACCAGTCTCGATTCTCTCCACATCTGGCGTCATTtagcctctctcctcgtgtGTGTAgacgcgccctcgctcgTGCGCTGCTTCGATTTCgtgcgcttctcgctcttgcCGGTGCGATTTTTTCTCATCCCACAGCCCGAGCGTGGAGATCGCGGAGCTAGATTGCTTTCTGCTCACGCCAAAGGGTGCGAAGCTACTGCGCTCCCTGCCGAGCCTCAAGACGCTCGCCCTCACCTCTCTGGATCATCAGACCGATGAGTTCTTCTACGGTGTGTCGCCGTCGCCAAGAGGGAGGCCGGTCTTGACAGAAATGTCGCTGCGGATGTCCATAagcgcgccagaggcgcaggatctacgcgggagagacggcgaatTGCATTAACATATTCGTACAAAGACTTAGTGATATATAAGCATATCTAcctatatacatacatacatacatacatacatacatacatacatacattcttacatgcatacatacataaattCTTACATACATACGAACATATGCATGCACCTGTAGATGCATATCTGGCTATCCGTCCCCCCTGAAGTGTGACTGCACGTTCTGCCTCCATTCCAAGTCGATCTATCTGTGGATGTCTCAGTCTATTGGGCGACTTCCATGTCTTCAGCTGCCATCTTTACGCAGCCTTTTGCTGACCAGGCTCGTTCCGTCGAGGCCACGTCGCGGCATAAATGGTATTTGGGGCACGAAGTCGAGTTCTGTCTGTATTCATCCTCCTGGTTTTGTGTGCGGATTTCGCAGCGCTGGCTGAAGTCCTCACCGAGCTCGAGAGCTTCTCCATCGCGCTCTTCGAGAGGAGCAAAAGCATCACGAATGAGTCCGTTTTGTTCTGGACTGAGTCGCTCGAATCCATTTCAGTTTTCACTCCTCTACACGCGCAGCCAGTGCCTCCGTGCTTCGCGACAGAACctcttccgctgcgtcttttctccgtctcttttcttcttttccttctttccgACCTCTATCTGAGAGTGAACCTTCTCAAACCCCGTTGCTTTGTGGACGGCTCTACACCGGGCACGGGGAGTGTTGTAGTTCTCTTTTTCATTCTCCGCTTGGCGGATATGCGGCGAGAAAACACGTGTGCGGCGTTTTAATGAATACCTCAGTCTCTCCTCCCCTGGAGCCGAGGTGATGCATTAAGACTCTTTTTCGTAGGCCCGGCACTCGGTgatttttcctttttcttcagAGCGCTGGAGCATCTCGCGAGCAAGCTGTGCAAACTCCGGTCGTTTTCGGTGGAATTTTCGTTCCGGGAAAACCTGGATTTTTTCGTCCTCGCGCTTACGAAAGCCTcgaggcagacgctgcgccagtaagcccggcggcgcgagactcCCCGCAGATCGCATGCAAGGATCTCCGCTTCTGAGTCGAGAAAACTTAAACCGAGACAGCAGAATCCGCCAAAAACGTGTCTGAAAACTTCAGTTCTTCTTGTTCTTCTTGCGAGCGCTGCGCAGAGCTGCAGCCCTCGCTGCGTCCTCACacatcatatatatatatggaatGAATGGATATTTATCAATATATCTATTCATGATCGATTGGGCTTTATTCGTGCTTCCTGGGTATTATGCGCCCACGGTGTCTTGACTGAACTAACTATGGAACTCTTTCTAGGtgtttttcgtttctcttATCggtcctctctcttcgtgtTTCAGCGTCGCCCTTCACGACGTGAGCCAGGAGTGTCTCATCGAGCTCACTGGTGCCGTTGGAAAGAATCTGCTTTCTTTTTCGTACACCAAGTGAGTTCGAGTGTCTTTCTCGCGTCTGGGGACCAGCATTTCCTTTTCAGCTCCGCATCGATTCttcctttccttctctgtcggcgttttccgcgtgcatgcagctcTATTATCTGTTGACCTTGTGTCTGAGGCGCCAACAGTCCAGTTGCTTCCCGCGACGTTGCATTTTAGTTGTGTTACACATCTTCCCTTTACATTTAACTAGCTCTAGTAATTCTGCAGATAGTAATTCGCCCTTAAAGACTTCTCAGTTCTTCGTTCcagcttcttcgtctttcgTGGGACATGCGGTGGactctcgcctcgcgtgaACCTTTTTCTTGTTTTTTGTCTCGTAATTCCAAGTGCGTGCTGCCTGGATTTTTCCGCCTTGGTCTCtgtgcgttttctctcttttcctctcgttttctcttgttctttctccttctctctcccttctttttttctctctccttctgtcTCGTTGCTGCGCTTGATGCTCTGAGTTTCTGTCTGGGTCGCACTCGGTCCACGGGGTGTCTCctgagaggagacgcagacttTTCCGCGCGGGAGGTTGCTGTGTTTGAGCGGCGTGAGCGGCGCCTGGTGAACCTTTATGCAGGACATCGTCCACGTCGCTGCCGATCTCCGACTGGCTCCTGCAGTACgtgccgccgcgcatgccTGCGCTCACCTCGCTGCGTCTGGTTGACGCTGTCACGCCGGGAGtcctcgcgcaggccgcgtcgccgctttcctccttcctcgtcgcgggcaggaggcgcaggcgacggcgcgacaCCGAAAACAGCCGAGcacgagagcgcgagagactcgtgcgcctcgaagcgcgcgcgcgggaacgccagagagagcaagagagagaagcgagacaggaagacagagacgaagagcaagaagaggcgcaagaggacgagcgcgaagaaggaagagggcggcgagaggtagcgaggaggcgggatGAGGCGACCTGGCccgaaggagacaggcgagcggagcggtcgccgcagggcgcctcGGCAGACAGGGCTCGAGAGGCGGAGCGGAGCGGTGCTGCagaggctcgccgcgaggaaggacACGACAGAGCCGATGGAggagcgcgaaggagactAGAGGAAGGCCGAGCACCACAGAGGGCAGTAGACGATGCcgtcgcagagggcgacggcgaaacaCGTGGGgtccgcagcgaggcgccgcgaaacgtcgccgcggcggaggaggaagccgcggcctttgcgcggcgcagacaagGTGAAGACGAACAAGAAGAGCTTcgtgcgcgaggcgtctACCCCGTGACCCGCGGCACACACCGTCTTCGCCTGGATCGGGTACGCCGATCaataaccctaaaccctaaagcCGAACGGGCTCCGCCGAGCTATCCAGACATACACATCTATATAGTTGTACATATAACTATATGTAGGTATGTgaatatgcatgcatgcatcggcagcgcatgcggacAACTGTGTATGTGGATATAGACGCCATGTGTTTGTCGTGGTAGGCCGCTCATTCGTTTGAAGCCTCCCAGCATTCGGCCGTAGCAGCTCGCCGTACTCCTGTGCATAATGATGGAAAGGATGCACAAGAAAAATGGTTTTT contains:
- a CDS encoding leucine rich repeat-containing protein (encoded by transcript BESB_001710), whose protein sequence is MVNSRRREKETLVCTVSSREEMEGEGSWDQSAAERIDALRGQPHDEEGYSPASCPHLHLSPQTVCGGETRSTSPFSSEGRFSSLCGATIEGGDEQEAGARKRQKTDAGGACILRKRKGFSEVPQEVLELIFSCVGVADLARCLCVAKSWHPALNATLSKTVRSLGTSRRLLPTDAQLEALLKRCPSVEIAELDCFLLTPKGAKLLRSLPSLKTLALTSLDHQTDEFFYALAEVLTELESFSIALFERSKSITNEALEHLASKLCKLRSFSVEFSFRENLDFFVLALTKASRQTLRHVALHDVSQECLIELTGAVGKNLLSFSYTKTSSTSLPISDWLLQYVPPRMPALTSLRLVDAVTPGVLAQAASPLSSFLVAGRRRRRRRDTENSRARERERLVRLEARARERQREQEREARQEDRDEEQEEAQEDEREEGRGRREVARRRDEATWPEGDRRAERSPQGASADRAREAERSGAAEARREEGHDRADGGARRRLEEGRAPQRAVDDAVAEGDGETRGVRSEAPRNVAAAEEEAAAFARRRQGEDEQEELRARGVYPVTRGTHRLRLDRVPPLVSPAALGFLRPLSGFRGLLASPARARAERIHEDVRRVRPRSFGGLRRVPRVPLPVRFALGVFPLGLSSLCASPSSFASPSLCFSPSTFSPCTGRSTLKLRKLCLEAADISDLGLQAIAAALGREAETLSLKRCASLSEAGHGAIADHCPNLTSLNLGFCSGVNDLSVCSLLSCCPMLRTLVLNDARISDVALEAIGKCLGENLFELALHRSDRITNEGLKALAKFCPNLALLSLSACPQITDAGVIHIALSCRKLLKLRLDGTRVTDLAIRAVAQNLHRLRYLHLQRCGSVSGDSLRCFSAETHPCLKCIELSDPHRKISKEEICAFRGRNRPATALLLGDAAGDE